Within the Halomonas sp. HL-93 genome, the region GTGATTAACTATGCCCGCTGTTGTCATCCGCTGCCTGGGGATACTGTTGTTGGACACTTGTCTATGGGCAAAGGCTTGGTGGTCCACCGGGCAGAATGTAAAAATCTGGCCGATAGAGACGACCCGGATAAAGTCTTTGCGCTGGAATGGTCAGAGCATATCGACGAAGACTTTCCAGTGGCCCTACGTATTGAAATTGAAAGCCGCCGGGGGTTGGTCGCCGAGCTTGCCGGGCTGGTCACTGATGCCGATGCCAACATTGAGCGCATTAGCATCGAAGAGCGCGACGCCCGCCTAGCCACGGTGAATCTCACGCTTTCGGTGAAGGGCCGTGTTCACCTCGCCCGCATCATGAAACGTATTCGTAATCTGCCCAACGTCGGCAAAATAACCCGCATGGCAAATTAAGCGCCCGCTGTGGCTGCTCGCTGGCCCAAGGCTGGCTAGCGTAAGCTATGGCAGGGGCCATCAACATGAACATTTAACGCATCAAGGAGCATGACATCCAATGAGCAACAAAGCTGTTATCAACACTGAAAAAGCTCCCGCCGCTATCGGCCCTTACTCTCAGGCGATTAAGGCAGGCAATACCGTGTATCTGTCGGGCCAGATTCCCCTCGACCCGGCCACCATGGAGATCGTCTCCGACGATTTCGAAACGCAGGCACGTCAAGTGTTTACCAATTTACAGGCGGTATGTGAAGAAGCCGCCGGCACGCTGGGCGATGTCGTCAAGCTGAACCTCTACCTGGTCGATTTAGATAATTTCGCGATTGTGAACAAGGTAATGGAAGAGTTCTTTTCAATGCCGTTTCCAGCTCGCGCCGCGGTGGGCGTTAAAGCCTTGCCGAAAGGTAGTCAGGTAGAAGCCGAAGCCGTCATGGTGATTGGCGATTAAGACTTGATAATACTTACCATCAGCGAGCCGAGTGCTCGCTGATGGAAGTGCGCTGAATGCGTGGGTGGGGGGTTATACTTTTTGCACGCGCCAAAAACCGCCTTCTTTCAACACCTGAGCGTAGCCTTCACGGAAGGTTGGGTAGCGGAATTGATAGCCGGTGTCGAGGATCCGCCGATTGTCGCAGCGCTTGCTGGTACGCCGACGCAATGGTGACTGCATGGTATCGGTGGACTCTACCTTAAGCTGCTTGGCGATCCAGGCCATCACGTTATGCATTGTGACCGGCTCGCAATCGCTGCCCAGGTAAAGATCAGCCAAAGGCTGGCCTTTTTCCTGGCAGTGGATCAGATGGGCCAAAATGCCGGTACAGTCGTCGCGATGAATGCGGTTGGAATAGATCACCGGCGTCACCGAGGATAATCGGCCTTCGGCAACCTGATGAATGAGTCGGTCACGGCCGGGGCCGTAAATGCCCGAAAAACGCACCACGGTGCCGGGCAGCGGGTGATTGATCAGCGCTTGCTCGGCTTGGCACATCAGCGTGCCGGAGAAGCTGGTTGGCTCGGTAGGGCTTTCTTCGTTGACGACCTCGCCTTCCTGCTGGCCGTAGACGCTGGTGGAAGAGACAAAAAAC harbors:
- a CDS encoding SDR family oxidoreductase; protein product: MTLTVLIIGCGDIGITLGRELLSEGHRVIGVRRQVNALQDTGIEPLALDLNTLEDADASALPEVDYVVYTVSADHFEESAYQSAYPEGLKRVLSVLEQHATPPRRVFFVSSTSVYGQQEGEVVNEESPTEPTSFSGTLMCQAEQALINHPLPGTVVRFSGIYGPGRDRLIHQVAEGRLSSVTPVIYSNRIHRDDCTGILAHLIHCQEKGQPLADLYLGSDCEPVTMHNVMAWIAKQLKVESTDTMQSPLRRRTSKRCDNRRILDTGYQFRYPTFREGYAQVLKEGGFWRVQKV
- a CDS encoding RidA family protein, with amino-acid sequence MSNKAVINTEKAPAAIGPYSQAIKAGNTVYLSGQIPLDPATMEIVSDDFETQARQVFTNLQAVCEEAAGTLGDVVKLNLYLVDLDNFAIVNKVMEEFFSMPFPARAAVGVKALPKGSQVEAEAVMVIGD